One Hippoglossus hippoglossus isolate fHipHip1 chromosome 13, fHipHip1.pri, whole genome shotgun sequence genomic window carries:
- the LOC117772962 gene encoding transmembrane protease serine 2-like, giving the protein MTTNPNLDSAPCFTHEDVEWELPPPSRSDVKPQYVHRLTPNPPPEISRSAPNHKTVKQRCVKFTVAAVISLLLLLLVTGVLLAYYFSSSCVHGLQCGDGSCVWEAQWCDGVRDCPAGQDEADCVRLHGSGFLLQIYSPQTKTWRSVCSHGWSDLQGRASCRTIGYSRGTYLKSGQQKTDSDDGFLKVKPDFHPEVFILRQLEHSDSCPSNSVVTLRCTDCGSRVNSSGASGGQQATLGSWPWQVSLQVSGSHRCGGAIISPYWIVTAAHCVSRSSSPADWAVYAGVVAPLGSLFNPARSVSRIIAHEGYSRLPRRNDVALMRLTVPLDISGSSNISPVCLPNVGVDVSAPQSAWITRFGRTADGDSPQLMEAQVSLIETAECNSSVAYNGRLSPDMLCARETDGGADMCHTDSGGPLVALRDGLWWLLGDNNWGEHCTERNKPGVYGNVTYFLDWIYRQMKKHQDD; this is encoded by the exons ATGACGACCAATCCT AATCTGGACTCCGCTCCGTGTTTCACCCATGAGGATGTAGAGTGGGAACTTCCTCCACCCAGCAGATCAGATGTGAAACCCCAGTATGTTCATCGTCTGACCCCAAACCCTCCGCCTGAGATCAGCCGCTCCGCTCCCAACCACAAAA CTGTGAAACAGAGGTGTGTGAAgttcactgtggctgctgtcatctctctgctgctccttctgctGGTCACTGGAGTCCTCCTGGCTTATTACT TTTCCTCGTCGTGTGTGCACGGGTTACAGTGTGGTGATGGGAGCTGTGTGTGGGAGGCTCAGTGGTGTGACGGAGTGAGGGACTGTCCGGCTGGTCAGGATGAAGCCGACTGTG TGAGGCTGCACGGCTCCGGCTTCCTCCTGCAGATTTACTCGCCTCAGACGAAAACCTGGAGGTCCGTCTGTTCTCACGGCTGGAGCGACCTGCAGGGCAGAGCGAGCTGTCGGACCATTGGATACAGCAG GGGCACATATTTGAAATCAGGACAACAGAAGACTGATTCTGATGATGGATTTTTAAAAGTGAAACCTGATTTCCACCCAGAGGTGTTCATACTCCGACAGCTTGAGCACAG CGACTCCTGTCCCAGCAACAGTGTAGTAACTTTGCGTTGCACTG ACTGTGGGAGCAGGGTGAACTCCAGCGGGGCCTCTGGGGGCCAGCAGGCCACCCTTGGGTCCTGGCCCTGGCAGGTCAGTCTGCAGGTCTCCGGCTCCCACCGCTGTGGAGGAGCCATCATCTCCCCCTACTGGATAGTGACAGCAGCACACTGTGTGTCCAG GAGCTCCAGTCCTGCAGACTGGGCTGTGTACGCTGGAGTAGTGGCTCCATTAGGCTCCCTGTTTAACCCTGCTCGCTCTGTGAGTCGCATCATCGCTCATGAGGGCTACAGCCGCCTCCCTCGCAGGAATGACGTGGCTCTGATGAGGCTCACCGTACCTCTGGACATCTCAG GTTCCAGTAACATCAGTCCTGTTTGTCTCCCAAATGTTGGCGTGGACGTCTCTGCTCCTCAGAGCGCCTGGATAACACGGTTTGGTCGCACAGCAGATGGAG ACTCTCCACAGCTGATGGAGGCTCAGGTCTCCCTCATAGAAACTGCAGAGTGCAACAGCTCCGTCGCCTATAATGGCAGATTATCACCGGACATGTTATGTGCCAGAGAGACGGACGGAGGAGCGGACATGTGCCAC ACTGACAGTGGCGGTCCTCTGGTGGCCCTGAGAGACGGGCTATGGTGGCTCCTAGGGGACAATAATTGGGGGGAGCACTGCACTGAGAGGAACAAACCAGGGGTTTACGGCAATGTCACCTATTTTCTGGACTGGATCTATCGTCAGATGAAG AAGCATCAAGACGACTGA